The proteins below are encoded in one region of Phaseolus vulgaris cultivar G19833 chromosome 1, P. vulgaris v2.0, whole genome shotgun sequence:
- the LOC137815310 gene encoding UDP-glucuronate 4-epimerase 6: METSKSMKLERYNSYIRRVNSTKLLNASSKLLFRATLLVALILVFLFTFNYPPLADSTHRHLHAHSHFLSSAFGAWEKQLRHSSTPRRPNGLTVLVTGAAGFVGSHCSLALKRRGDGVLGLDNFNAYYDPSLKRARQAMLAKHQVFIVEGDLNDTPLLQKLFDVVAFTHILHLAAQAGVRYAMQNPQSYITANIAGFVNLLEVSKSANPQPAIVWASSSSVYGLNTQNPFSELHRTDQPASLYAATKKAGEEIAHTYNHIYGLSLTGLRFFTVYGPWGRPDMAYFFFTKDILQGKTIDVYQTQDGKQVARDFTYIDDIVKGCLGALDTAEKSTGSGGKKRGPAQLRIYNLGNTSPVPVGNLVSILENLLNTKAKRHVIKMPSNGDVPYTHANVSQAFRDFSYKPTTDLPSGLRKFVKWYVGYYGPQLRPKKESRLDN, translated from the coding sequence ATGGAGACAAGCAAAAGCATGAAGCTGGAGAGATACAACAGCTACATACGAAGAGTGAACAGCACAAAGCTGCTTAACGCCTCCTCCAAGCTCCTCTTCCGCGCCACCCTTCTCGTCGCACTCATCCTCGTTTTCCTCTTCACCTTCAACTACCCTCCCCTCGCCGACTCCACCCACCGCCATCTCCACGCCCACTCTCACTTTCTCTCCTCCGCATTCGGCGCCTGGGAGAAGCAGCTCCGCCACTCCTCCACCCCGCGCCGCCCCAACGGCCTCACCGTCCTCGTCACGGGGGCGGCTGGCTTCGTCGGCAGCCACTGCTCTCTCGCCCTCAAACGACGGGGAGACGGTGTGCTGGGTCTCGACAACTTCAACGCATACTACGACCCCTCCCTCAAGCGCGCTCGCCAAGCAATGCTGGCCAAGCACCAGGTCTTCATCGTCGAAGGGGATCTCAACGACACGCCCCTGCTCCAGAAGCTCTTCGACGTCGTCGCCTTCACCCACATCCTCCACCTCGCCGCCCAGGCCGGCGTGCGCTACGCGATGCAGAACCCCCAGTCCTACATCACCGCCAACATTGCCGGCTTCGTCAACCTTCTGGAAGTTTCCAAATCCGCCAACCCCCAACCCGCCATAGTGTGGGCTTCCTCCAGCTCCGTCTACGGCCTCAACACGCAGAACCCCTTCTCGGAGCTCCACCGCACCGACCAGCCCGCCAGCCTCTACGCCGCCACCAAGAAAGCGGGGGAGGAAATCGCACACACGTACAACCACATTTACGGGCTCTCACTCACCGGCCTCCGGTTCTTCACGGTGTACGGCCCCTGGGGGAGACCCGACATGGCTTACTTCTTCTTCACCAAAGACATCCTCCAGGGGAAGACCATCGACGTGTACCAGACGCAGGACGGGAAGCAGGTGGCGCGTGACTTCACCTACATCGACGACATCGTGAAGGGGTGTCTCGGGGCGCTGGACACCGCCGAGAAGAGCACCGGGAGCGGCGGGAAGAAGCGTGGGCCGGCCCAGTTGAGGATTTACAATCTGGGCAACACCTCGCCGGTGCCGGTGGGGAACCTGGTGTCCATTCTGGAAAACCTGCTGAACACGAAGGCGAAGAGGCACGTGATCAAGATGCCGTCGAACGGCGACGTTCCGTACACACACGCGAACGTGAGCCAGGCCTTCCGCGATTTCTCTTACAAGCCCACGACCGACCTCCCCAGCGGGCTCCGGAAGTTCGTGAAGTGGTACGTGGGCTATTACGGGCCCCAGCTGAGGCCCAAAAAGGAATCTCGTCTTGACAACTGA
- the LOC137815311 gene encoding glycine-rich RNA-binding protein 2, mitochondrial-like has translation MAFYNKVGNVLRQGAARSTQAPVSSMLNYIRCMSSSKLFVGGLSYGVDDQSLRDAFAGYGDVVEARVITDRDTGRSRGFGFVNFSSDESATSALSAMDGQDLNGRNIRVSYANDRPSGPRSGGGGGYSSRNDGGW, from the exons ATGGCGTTTTATAATAAGGTTGGAAATGTTTTGAGGCAGGGTGCCGCTCGCAGCACACAAGCACCTGTTTCATCCATGCTTAATTATATTCGCTGCATGTCTTCAAGCAAGCTTTTCGTTGGAG GCCTTTCGTACGGAGTTGATGACCAGTCTCTTAGGGACGCATTTGCTGGCTATGGAGACGTGGTTGAGG CAAGGGTTATAACTGACAGAGACACTGGAAGATCAAGGGGATTTGGATTTGTCAACTTCTCCAGTGACGAGTCTGCAACCTCGGCACTCTCTGCCATGGATGGGCAG GATCTAAATGGGCGAAACATTAGGGTGTCATATGCAAACGATAGACCTTCTGGGCCACGATCTGGTGGCGGTGGTGGTTATTCTTCTCGTAATGATGGTGGTTGGTGA